A DNA window from Macadamia integrifolia cultivar HAES 741 chromosome 4, SCU_Mint_v3, whole genome shotgun sequence contains the following coding sequences:
- the LOC122077280 gene encoding protein trichome birefringence-like 14 — MKGGTIYRLRGNKLSFILVVLICTTIVLWAWEKTPLVTSLLPAQDQFVMPYSEYPVDSHMKPSQVINPTGHFEENFSDAIATGKTRNEPLVQDYSPKKRNEPLVQDYSHKKRNEPLVQDFSVTPISSATTNSTKNIENIRDLATSSAETKVCNYAKGSWVVDKRRPLYSGFGCKQWLSGMWACRLTRRIDFSYEGFRWQPENCEMPEFEGSAFLRRMQDKTLAFVGDSLGRQQFQSFMCMVTGGKESPEVQDVGWEYGLVKARGAIRPDGWAYRFPSTNTTILYYWSASLCDLEPLNVTDPGTYYAMHLDRPVAFLRRYLDRFNVLVLNTGHHWNRGKLRANRWVMYVNGMPNNDRKRAEIWNAKNFAVYSIIKWVNSQLPKHPQLKAFFRTISPRHFRNGDWNTGGNCDNTTPLTGGSIVSQDEPSDPVVADAAKGTGVKILDITPLSELRDEGHISRYSNKAMDGVNDCLHWCLPGIPDTWNEILAAQV, encoded by the exons ATGAAAGGAGGAACTATTTATAGATTGAGAGGGAATAAACTCTCTTTTATCCTTGTTGTTCTCATTTGCACAACCATTGTTCTTTGGGCATGGGAAAAGACTCCCCTTGTTACTTCGTTACTGCCAGCCCAAGATCAGTTTGTGATGCCATACTCAG AGTATCCAGTGGATTCTCATATGAAACCATCCCAAGTTATAAACCCCACAGGGCATTTTGAGGAGAACTTTTCAGATGCAATTGCAACAGGGAAAACAAGAAATGAACCATTGGTACAagattattcacccaaaaaaagaaatgaaccGTTGGTACAAGATTAttcacacaaaaaaagaaatgaaccGCTGGTACAAGATTTCTCTGTGACACCAATTAGTTCAGCTACTACAAATTCCACTAAAAACATAGAAAATATTCGTGATTTGGCAACATCCTCTGCAGAGACAAAAG TTTGTAACTATGCAAAAGGCAGCTGGGTTGTGGATAAAAGGCGCCCATTGTATTCTGGGTTTGGATGTAAGCAGTGGTTGTCGGGAATGTGGGCTTGTCGACTGACCCGACGTATAGATTTTTCCTATGAAGGGTTCCGGTGGCAGCCAGAAAATTGTGAGATGCCGGAGTTTGAGGGATCAGCATTCTTGAGGAG GATGCAGGACAAGACTCTTGCTTTTGTTGGGGATTCCTTGGGAAGGCAGCAGTTCCAATCTTTTATGTGTATGGTAACAGGTGGTAAAGAGAGCCCAGAAGTCCAAGATGTTGGATGGGAGTATGGTCTTGTCAAAGCTCGTGGTGCTATTCGCCCTGATGGTTGGGCTTATCGGTTCCCAAGCACTAATACCACCATTCTTTATTACTGGTCTGCAAGCCTGTGTGACTTGGAGCCACTAAATGTCACAGATCCAGGCACCTACTATGCCATGCATCTCGACAGGCCAGTGGCATTCTTGCGCCGTTACCTTGACAGGTTTAATGTTTTAGTTCTTAATACAGGACACCACTGGAATAGAGGGAAGCTTAGAGCTAACCGGTGGGTGATGTATGTGAATGGCATGCCCAACAATGATAGAAAGCGTGCAGAAATTTGGAACGCCAAGAATTTTGCAGTATATAGTATTATCAAGTGGGTAAATTCACAGCTCCCGAAGCATCCACAGCTTAAAGCTTTCTTTAGGACCATCTCACCTAGGCATTTCCGCAATGGAGATTGGAATACTGGAGGTAACTGTGATAATACCACTCCATTGACTGGAGGGAGTATAGTTTCTCAAGATGAGCCCAGTGATCCTGTTGTTGCGGATGCTGCGAAGGGCACAGGGGTTAAGATCCTGGATATAACTCCTCTCTCTGAGTTGAGAGATGAGGGCCACATATCCAGGTATAGTAATAAAGCGATGGACGGTGTTAATGATTGCCTGCATTGGTGCCTACCTGGCATTCCCGACACATGGAATGAAATTCTTGCTGCACAGGTGTAA
- the LOC122075761 gene encoding protein unc-45 homolog A, producing MATPPLNKIERAHQMYRDGKYEEALAFYTEALTMAKTKAQKIALHSNRAACYLKLQDFKKAAEECTSVLELDHKHTGALMLRAQTLVTLREYHSALFDVNRLMELNPSSEVYRNLEARLRTQLSLAPIPESEEESLMAELEEEEEYEEEECEKEKGKPVDVRAGSNQKAESTSTSSDPEEKPVDVRAGSNQKAESASASSDPQVSTSQTQSLKDSPDHHSRAWEAIPKPKGHSNLDYSRWDRVEDDSSEDDEDEDDECQPQYRFRVRTVGVRPVK from the exons ATGGCAACGCCACCGTTGAATAAGATTGAGAGAGCTCACCAGATGTATCGTGATGGAAAGTATGAGGAGGCTTTAGCGTTTTATACCGAAGCCCTCACTATGGCGAAGACAAAAGCGCAGAAGATCGCTCTACATAGCAATCGAGCTGCTTGTTATTTGAAATTGCAGGATTTCAAGAAG GCAGCAGAAGAATGCACTTCGGTGCTTGAGCTGGATCACAAACACACTGGAGCCTTAATGCTGCGGGCACAGACTCTGGTCACCCTCAGGGAATACCACTCTGCACTTTTTGATGTTAATAGGCTCATGGAGCTGAACCCATCTTCAGAAGTCTATCGGAATCTGGAAGCCCGTCTAAGGACACAATTG TCGCTGGCTCCGATACCCGAATCTGAAGAAGAGTCATTAATGGCTGagctggaagaagaagaagaatatgaggaagaggagtgtgaaaaagagaaagggaaaccAGTGGATGTAAGAGCGGGCAGTAATCAGAAAGCTGAATCCACAAGCACCAGTTCTGATCCTGAAGAGAAACCAGTGGATGTAAGAGCAGGCAGTAATCAGAAAGCTGAATCTGCAAGTGCCAGTTCTGATCCCCAAGTTTCTACCTCGCAAACTCAAAGCCTCAAGGACTCACCTGACCACCACTCCAGAGCATGGGAAGCTATCCCAAAACCAAAGGGACATTCTAACCTGGATTATTCACGGTGGGACAGAGTTGAAGATGATTCAAGTgaggatgatgaagatgaagacgaTGAATGTCAACCTCAGTATCGGTTCCGTGTGAGGACTGTTGGTGTACGGCCAGTGAAATGA
- the LOC122077025 gene encoding pentatricopeptide repeat-containing protein At1g52640, mitochondrial, whose translation MAIRILLSRNRSLYRFLFQPLHYQIAQNHKIGLYMISAWSSDFSAPAFGSRFSQVQRHSSQTTGLDPNTSSAEDVNEICRVLTDFRSPHHDIESALACFSGNISTDLVEQVLKRCKNLSFSAHRFFLWAIKLPGFVHSIKSYHILVDILGSSKQFALIWDFLSEMKDGGHEIKPEIFWIVFRAYCKADLPMDAIRAYKKMQDFGCKPSIDDLDKLLFMLCKQKHVKHAQEFFNDVKYKSAPSEKTYSILMRGWGEIGDSTEAWKLFDEMLERKCPLDVTAYNTLLECLCRDGKIEEAYKLFREMGSYGFQPDAFSYSIFIRAYCEANDPHSALRVLDRMRRYSLALNVFTYNCIIKLFCKNDRVDDAYLLLDEMFENEVKPDAWSYNAILAFHCDRYEVNQALKLINRMDIDSCLPDSHTYNMVLKMLIRVGRVDRATKVWDSMERRGFYPSVSTYSVMIHGFCKKKHGLDDACRYFEMMIDEGIPPYLSTCDLLRDRLLQLGLWEKTHILAEKMRQSTSCSIQELSSTMESDKATARLRSFESENQCV comes from the coding sequence ATGGCTATCAGAATTCTCCTCTCGCGAAATAGGAGCCTATATCGTTTCCTCTTTCAACCACTTCATTATCAAATCGCCCAGAACCATAAAATTGGTCTGTATATGATCTCAGCTTGGTCTTCAGATTTTTCAGCCCCCGCTTTTGGCTCTAGATTTTCTCAGGTTCAGAGACATTCTTCACAAACAACAGGATTGGATCCAAACACATCTTCAGCAGAGGATGTGAATGAGATTTGCAGGGTGCTGACTGATTTCCGTAGCCCACATCACGACATAGAATCTGCACTTGCTTGTTTCTCAGGAAATATTTCGACTGATTTGGTTGAGCAAGTACTGAAAAGGTGTAAGAATCTTAGTTTCTCAGCGCACAGGTTCTTTCTGTGGGCCATAAAATTGCCAGGTTTCGTTCATAGCATAAAGAGCTACCACATTCTAGTTGATATTCTTGGCAGTAGCAAACAATTTGCTCtgatttgggattttctttCTGAGATGAAAGACGGAGGTCATGAAATCAAACCTGAAATTTTCTGGATTGTCTTTCGAGCTTATTGCAAAGCTGATTTGCCAATGGATGCCATCCGGGCTTACAAGAAAATGCAAGATTTCGGTTGTAAACCTAGCATTGATGATCTTGACAAGCTGCTCTTCATGCTTTGTAAGCAGAAGCATGTGAAGCATGCCCAAGAATTCTTCAATGATGTTAAATACAAATCCGCACCAAGTGAGAAAACTTACAGCATTCTGATGAGGGGTTGGGGTGAAATTGGAGACTCTACAGAGGCTTGGAAACTGTTTGATGAAATGCTTGAGCGGAAATGTCCTTTAGATGTGACTGCCTACAACACTTTGTTGGAATGCTTGTGCCGAGATGGAAAGATAGAAGAGGCATATAAGCTCTTCAGGGAAATGGGTTCTTATGGCTTTCAGCCAGATGCTTTTAGTTACTCTATCTTCATTCGTGCTTATTGTGAAGCCAATGATCCTCATTCGGCCTTGCGGGTTCTCGATAGGATGAGAAGGTACAGCTTGGCACTAAATGTGTTTACTTATAACTGTATTATCAAACTATTTTGCAAGAACGATCGCGTGGATGATGCTTATCTGTTGCTGGAtgaaatgtttgagaatgaagTGAAACCAGATGCATGGAGTTATAATGCAATCCTTGCATTCCATTGTGATCGTTACGAAGTCAATCAGGCTCTTAAGCTGATTAACAGAATGGATATAGATTCTTGCTTGCCAGATTCTCATACTTACAATATGGTGCTCAAAATGCTGATCAGGGTCGGAAGGGTTGATCGGGCAACAAAAGTTTGGGATAGTATGGAAAGGAGGGGTTTCTACCCTTCAGTTTCAACATATTCTGTCATGATTCATGGATTTTGTAAGAAAAAGCATGGACTTGATGATGCATGTAGATACTTTGAGATGATGATTGACGAAGGGATTCCACCTTATCTCAGTACATGTGATTTGTTGAGAGATCGTCTCTTACAATTAGGTCTATGGGAGAAGACACATATACTGGCCGAAAAAATGCGGCAAAGCACATCATGTTCAATTCAGGAGCTATCAAGCACAATGGAAAGCGATAAGGCTACTGCAAGATTGAGATCATttgaaagtgaaaatcaatgtgTATGA
- the LOC122077027 gene encoding pentatricopeptide repeat-containing protein At5g66500, mitochondrial, with protein MLRSHLGCSHGTSLKILISSNNFIQREGIVHANHLFDETVDGDLFALNALLGAHVRKGHARAAWLLFHQMHCMHLKLDAYTFTPILSTSSALSDVKGGQQVHALVIKTGSESETVTETALLDMYSKCGLLDDSVRVFEEAKSKDAIAWNTMISGYLRYGLAWNALKVFGAMWKSGIQFTSFTLCSVLKACASLNALQQGRQVHALVIVMGNDLLVLGTALIDFYSNCGLIGEAMKVFCHLNCRRDDAIFNSLLSGCIRNQKFDEVFMLVRQMKPNSITLTCVLAACSEKSDLSSGKQVHCLAIRLGFESDAQLCNVLLDMYAKCGKISVSRLLFDRNPCRSVVSWTSIIDAYRSNGHGIEAFKLFKEMEEQSSISPNPVTFLAILSACGHCGLVKQGKECFLLMKEKYGFDPGPEHYACFIDLLGRASRIDEAWDLLHDMGEKGTKPTGEVWAALLNACRTNLDIKRGEFAAKQLLELQPEKPGNYILVSNFYSAIGRWGVVEELRGLMRERRLRKEMGSSWITVECCDKNIDCNGLGKKFI; from the coding sequence ATGTTAAGGTCACATCTTGGCTGCTCACATGGAActtccttgaagatcttgattTCAAGCAACAATTTCATACAACGGGAAGGCATTGTACATGCAAATCACCTGTTTGATGAAACTGTGGACGGAGACTTGTTCGCCCTAAATGCTCTCCTCGGTGCCCATGTTCGCAAGGGCCATGCTCGAGCTGCATGGCTTCTTTTCCATCAGATGCACTGCATGCACCTCAAACTCGATGCTTACACTTTCACACCCATTCTTAGCACATCCTCAGCTCTTTCGGATGTGAAGGGAGGCCAACAGGTCCATGCCTTGGTCATAAAAACTGGTTCAGAATCTGAAACTGTTACAGAAACTGCCCTTCTTGACATGTACTCCAAGTGCGGCCTCTTGGATGATTCGGTTCGTGTCTTTGAGGAGGCAAAGTCCAAGGATGCCATTGCATGGAATACCATGATTTCAGGCTACCTCCGCTATGGCCTTGCTTGGAATGCCCTTAAAGTTTTTGGAGCGATGTGGAAGAGCGGGATTCAATTTACCAGCTTCACACTGTGCTCTGTTTTGAAAGCTTGTGCCTCACTGAATGCTCTTCAGCAGGGGAGGCAGGTTCATGCTTTGGTGATTGTCATGGGTAATGATTTGCTTGTTCTTGGTACTGCTCTCATTGATTTCTATTCTAACTGTGGATTAATTGGGGAAGCCATGAAAGTCTTCTGCCATTTGAATTGCAGGAGAGATGATGCTATATTTAATTCCTTGCTTTCTGGGTGCATTCGAAATCAGAAGTTCGATGAGGTGTTTATGCTTGTTAGGCAGATGAAACCAAACAGCATTACTCTTACTTGTGTTCTTGCTGCTTGCTCAGAGAAATCAGATTTATCAAGTGGAAAGCAGGTACACTGTTTGGCAATTCGTCTTGGATTTGAGTCAGATGCCCAGTTATGCAATGTGTTGTTGGATATGTATGCAAAATGTGGAAAAATATCTGTTTCTCGTTTGCTGTTTGATCGAAACCCTTGTAGAAGTGTGGTTTCTTGGACCAGCATCATAGATGCATACAGAAGTAATGGGCATGGAATTGAAGCTTTTAAGTTGTTCAAAGAGATGGAGGAGCAAAGCAGTATTTCACCCAATCCTGTGACATTTCTTGCTATTCTATCTGCATGTGGGCATTGTGGATTGGtgaaacaaggaaaagaatgtTTTCTTCTGATGAAGGAGAAATATGGGTTCGATCCAGGTCCAGAGCATTATGCTTGCTTCATTGACCTATTAGGTCGAGCAAGTCGGATTGATGAAGCCTGGGACCTCTTACATGATATGGGTGAGAAGGGCACTAAGCCCACGGGTGAAGTATGGGCAGCCTTATTGAATGCTTGTAGAACTAATTTAGATATCAAGAGGGGTGAATTTGCAGCAAAACAGCTACTTGAGTTGCAGCCAGAGAAGCCTGGAAATTATATTTTGGTTTCGAACTTCTATTCTGCCATTGGGAGATGGGGTGTTGTGGAGGAATTGAGGGGTTTGATGAGGGAAAGAAGACTGAGGAAGGAGATGGGGAGTAGCTGGATCACTGTTGAATGCTGTGATAAAAATATTGATTGCAATGGATTGGGAAAAAAGTTTATCTAA